The following coding sequences are from one Pseudonocardia sp. HH130630-07 window:
- a CDS encoding class I SAM-dependent methyltransferase — MSTPLEHVFLAAHEDLPREAPGSEETTALLLQLAGELPDRPRIVDIGCGTGPATLPLAAATGGTVTAVDTHEPYLQRLRGRAATAGFGDRVRTLVAPMDDLPLPDGEADVVWSDGAAYIMGFDAALAAWRRLLAPGGVLVLTEAEWTTPEPSPGAREFWDEAYPAMRTTADNVAAAQRAGYTVAATYLLPDADWAAYYRPLAARIELLREEGVDPAGLDAVGREIRVREQHGTEYGYTAFVLRPR, encoded by the coding sequence GTGAGCACACCGCTGGAACACGTGTTCCTGGCCGCGCACGAGGACCTGCCGCGCGAGGCGCCCGGATCGGAGGAGACGACGGCGCTGCTGCTGCAGCTCGCCGGCGAGCTGCCCGACCGGCCGCGGATCGTCGACATCGGTTGCGGGACCGGACCGGCGACCCTGCCGCTGGCCGCGGCGACCGGTGGCACGGTGACCGCGGTGGACACCCACGAGCCGTACCTGCAGCGGCTGCGCGGCCGGGCCGCGACCGCCGGCTTCGGCGACCGGGTCCGGACGCTGGTGGCGCCGATGGACGACCTGCCGCTGCCGGACGGGGAGGCCGACGTCGTCTGGTCGGACGGGGCGGCCTACATCATGGGCTTCGACGCGGCGCTGGCCGCGTGGCGCCGGCTGCTGGCCCCGGGCGGGGTGCTGGTGCTGACCGAGGCGGAGTGGACGACGCCCGAACCGTCGCCGGGGGCCAGGGAGTTCTGGGACGAGGCGTACCCGGCGATGCGGACCACCGCCGACAACGTCGCCGCGGCCCAGCGCGCCGGGTACACGGTGGCGGCCACCTACCTGCTGCCCGACGCCGACTGGGCCGCCTACTACCGGCCGCTGGCGGCCCGCATCGAGCTGCTGCGCGAGGAGGGCGTCGACCCGGCCGGCCTCGACGCGGTCGGCCGGGAGATCAGGGTCCGCGAGCAGCACGGGACGGAGTACGGCTACACCGCCTTCGTGCTGCGCCCGCGCTGA
- a CDS encoding dihydrofolate reductase family protein, with protein MRTLAITQNITLDGAVEMLGSWFDPTAGTGTDLHAEMLRHDETCDAVLLGRRTFTDFRGFWPEQTADETGVTDYLNRVAKYVVSSTLTDPRWRNSRILSGDPVAEVRALKEQPGQDIVVTGSITLCHTLIAAGLVDELRLFHYPVVQGAGRGLFPAGWSHEKLTRTDAKSFTGGVTYTCHRVV; from the coding sequence GTGCGCACCCTGGCCATCACCCAGAACATCACCCTCGACGGAGCCGTGGAGATGCTCGGCTCCTGGTTCGACCCGACCGCCGGGACCGGCACCGACCTGCACGCCGAGATGCTCCGGCACGACGAGACCTGCGACGCCGTCCTGCTGGGCCGCCGGACCTTCACCGACTTCCGCGGGTTCTGGCCGGAGCAGACCGCCGACGAGACCGGTGTCACCGACTACCTGAACCGGGTCGCCAAGTACGTCGTCTCCTCGACACTGACCGACCCGCGGTGGCGGAACTCCAGGATCCTCTCCGGTGACCCGGTCGCCGAGGTCCGCGCGCTGAAGGAACAGCCGGGCCAGGACATCGTGGTCACCGGCAGCATCACGCTCTGCCACACGCTGATCGCCGCCGGGCTGGTGGACGAGCTGCGCCTGTTCCACTACCCGGTCGTGCAGGGCGCGGGGCGCGGCCTGTTCCCGGCCGGCTGGTCGCACGAGAAGCTGACCCGGACCGACGCGAAGTCGTTCACCGGCGGCGTGACCTACACCTGCCACCGCGTGGTCTGA
- a CDS encoding sialidase family protein, with translation MTAAGGAGGAPAELPGPTDGLLRPHPGEPDRRDALLSVLDVQNHAANLAELPGGVLACVWFGGTQEGVGDIGVRLSRLEPGADRWTEPVVLSHDPDRSEQNPLLFLSPSGTVWLLWTAQVAGNQDTAEVRLRTSADGGRTWDAPRTLFPAGDGGGLFVRQPVVVTGTGRWLLPVWHCVTPPEGRWAGDLDTSVVLVSDDDGGSWREVTVPGSTGQVHMNVVALPDGSLAAFYRSRRADAVHRSVSTDDGDTWTVPEPVNLPNNNSSIQVTALPDGRLALVGNPSSRADATARRASLYDEISDSGAVGAVGTPDAVREGAFWGAPRAPMTLALSADGGRTWPDRRDLETGDGFCLVNDSRGRRNREFSYPSVLPAADGGLHVAYTYYRQAIRYVHLAAAGAQRGRSTKAV, from the coding sequence GTGACCGCCGCCGGCGGGGCGGGCGGCGCCCCGGCCGAGCTGCCCGGCCCCACCGACGGCCTGCTCCGCCCGCACCCCGGTGAGCCGGACCGCCGGGACGCCCTGCTCTCGGTCCTGGACGTGCAGAACCACGCCGCGAACCTCGCCGAGCTGCCCGGTGGGGTGCTGGCCTGCGTCTGGTTCGGCGGCACCCAGGAGGGTGTCGGCGACATCGGGGTGCGGCTGTCCCGGCTGGAGCCCGGCGCCGACCGGTGGACCGAGCCGGTCGTGCTGTCGCACGACCCGGACCGCTCGGAGCAGAACCCGCTGCTGTTCCTGAGCCCGTCCGGCACGGTGTGGTTGCTGTGGACCGCGCAGGTCGCGGGCAACCAGGACACCGCGGAGGTCCGGCTGCGGACCTCCGCCGACGGCGGCCGGACCTGGGACGCACCCCGCACCCTGTTCCCGGCCGGCGACGGCGGCGGGCTGTTCGTCCGGCAGCCGGTGGTGGTCACCGGCACCGGCCGGTGGCTGCTGCCGGTCTGGCACTGCGTCACCCCGCCGGAGGGACGGTGGGCCGGTGACCTCGACACCTCCGTCGTGCTGGTCTCCGACGACGACGGCGGTTCCTGGCGCGAGGTGACCGTGCCGGGGAGCACCGGCCAGGTGCACATGAACGTGGTGGCACTCCCGGACGGCTCGCTGGCCGCGTTCTACCGCAGCCGCCGGGCCGACGCGGTGCACCGCTCGGTCTCCACCGACGACGGCGACACCTGGACGGTTCCCGAGCCGGTCAACCTGCCGAACAACAACTCCTCGATCCAGGTGACCGCGCTGCCCGACGGCCGTCTCGCCCTGGTCGGCAACCCCAGCTCGCGGGCCGACGCGACCGCCCGCCGGGCGTCGCTCTACGACGAGATCTCCGACAGCGGCGCCGTCGGGGCCGTCGGTACCCCCGACGCCGTCCGGGAGGGCGCATTCTGGGGAGCCCCCCGGGCCCCGATGACCCTCGCCCTGTCCGCGGACGGCGGCCGGACCTGGCCGGACCGCCGCGACCTGGAGACCGGCGACGGTTTCTGCCTGGTCAACGACTCACGCGGGCGGCGGAACCGGGAGTTCTCCTACCCCAGCGTGCTCCCGGCCGCCGACGGTGGGCTGCACGTCGCCTACACCTACTACCGGCAGGCGATCCGGTACGTGCACCTCGCCGCGGCGGGGGCTCAGCGCGGGCGCAGCACGAAGGCGGTGTAG
- a CDS encoding ATP-binding cassette domain-containing protein, protein MTPHLAVRGLTVDFGPFRAVDGVDLSVDRGGSLAVVGGSGCGKSTIARSLVRLIRPNAGSIELDGVDVATLPERRLRAHRRKVQMIFQDPYGSLDPHLTAGRIVGEPLALRGIRGRAERDRRAVELLDRVGLPASAAQRRPAEFSGGQRQRIGIARALASDPELLVCDEATSALDVSVQAQVLDLLRELRRDTGLTFVVIAHNLGVVREISEHVVVLSHGRVVESGRTADVLGSPAHEVTRQLRAAALDPAAIRGRKPRSALAGAVPAASGVTP, encoded by the coding sequence ATGACCCCGCATCTCGCCGTCCGCGGTCTCACCGTGGACTTCGGCCCGTTCCGGGCGGTCGACGGCGTCGACCTGTCCGTCGACCGCGGCGGCTCCCTGGCCGTGGTCGGCGGGTCCGGCTGCGGCAAGTCCACGATCGCCCGCAGCCTGGTCCGGCTGATCCGGCCGAACGCCGGCAGTATCGAGCTCGACGGCGTCGACGTCGCGACGCTGCCCGAACGGCGGCTGCGGGCGCACCGCCGGAAGGTCCAGATGATCTTCCAGGACCCGTACGGCTCGCTGGACCCGCACCTCACCGCCGGGCGGATCGTCGGCGAGCCGCTCGCCCTGCGCGGGATCCGGGGCCGGGCCGAGCGGGACCGCCGGGCGGTCGAGCTGCTGGACCGGGTGGGGCTGCCCGCCTCGGCGGCCCAGCGGCGGCCCGCCGAGTTCTCCGGCGGCCAGCGCCAGCGGATCGGGATCGCCCGCGCCCTGGCCAGCGACCCCGAGCTGCTGGTCTGCGACGAGGCGACCTCGGCGCTCGACGTCTCGGTGCAGGCCCAGGTGCTCGACCTGCTCCGCGAGCTGCGCCGCGACACCGGGCTGACGTTCGTGGTGATCGCGCACAACCTGGGGGTGGTGCGGGAGATCAGCGAGCACGTGGTCGTCCTGTCCCACGGCCGGGTCGTCGAGTCCGGCCGGACCGCCGACGTCCTCGGCTCGCCGGCGCACGAGGTCACCCGGCAGCTGCGTGCGGCCGCGCTCGATCCCGCCGCGATCCGGGGGCGCAAGCCGCGCTCCGCGCTCGCCGGTGCCGTCCCCGCGGCCTCCGGGGTCACCCCGTGA
- a CDS encoding ABC transporter ATP-binding protein produces MTPLLEVADLQVELVTGRGVVRAVDGVDLHVGAGETVTLIGESGSGKSTTAMAVLGLLPAGTAVVTGVVRYALGADAGPVDVLADPRALDTIRGRGVSLIPQDPMTALSPVHTVGAQLGHALRLRTPGAGRAAIRERGIALLEQVHVPRPQTQWRAYPHQLSGGMLQRVLIAVALAGEPRLIVADEPTSALDVTVQAGILDLLLELQERTGVGMLLITHDLGVARLVSDRIHVMRSGVFVESGEVEQVVGAPREEYTRALIAAVPTLQGATP; encoded by the coding sequence GTGACGCCGCTGCTGGAGGTCGCGGACCTGCAGGTGGAGCTGGTCACCGGGCGCGGCGTGGTCCGCGCGGTCGACGGCGTGGACCTGCACGTGGGCGCGGGTGAGACGGTGACCCTGATCGGGGAGTCCGGCTCCGGCAAGTCGACGACGGCGATGGCCGTGCTCGGGCTGCTGCCGGCCGGCACCGCCGTCGTCACCGGGGTGGTGCGCTACGCGCTCGGCGCGGACGCGGGCCCCGTCGACGTGCTGGCCGACCCGCGGGCGCTGGACACGATCCGCGGTCGCGGGGTGTCGCTGATCCCGCAGGACCCGATGACGGCGCTGTCCCCGGTGCACACCGTCGGCGCGCAGCTCGGGCACGCACTCCGGCTGCGCACTCCCGGGGCCGGCCGGGCCGCGATCCGCGAGCGCGGGATCGCGCTGCTGGAGCAGGTGCACGTGCCGCGCCCGCAGACGCAGTGGCGGGCCTACCCGCACCAGCTGTCGGGCGGCATGCTGCAGCGGGTCCTGATCGCGGTCGCGCTGGCCGGGGAACCGCGGCTGATCGTCGCGGACGAACCGACCTCCGCGCTCGACGTCACGGTGCAGGCCGGGATCCTCGACCTGCTGCTGGAGCTGCAGGAACGCACCGGCGTCGGGATGCTGCTCATCACCCACGACCTCGGCGTCGCCCGGCTCGTCTCGGACCGGATCCACGTCATGCGCTCCGGGGTGTTCGTGGAGTCCGGCGAGGTGGAGCAGGTCGTCGGCGCGCCGCGCGAGGAATACACCCGGGCGCTGATCGCCGCCGTCCCCACCCTGCAGGGAGCGACCCCATGA
- a CDS encoding DedA family protein codes for MHVDSLLLTIPPLAVYLLCAGVVGVESIGVPLPGEIVLVGAALLAARPGSAVDPVLVATCAAAGAIVGDSIGYSVGRRYGTRLLDRLGRRFPKHMGPGHIRVARRIFDRHGVWAVLFGRFVAILRILAGPLAGTMKMRYPAFLAANATGAVLWAGGTVAAIYALGIVAETWLKRFSWVGLVVAVVAGLLVSRAVRNRVERAAAQEE; via the coding sequence GTGCACGTCGACTCGCTCCTGCTGACGATCCCCCCGCTCGCCGTCTACCTGCTCTGCGCGGGCGTGGTCGGGGTGGAGAGCATCGGGGTCCCGTTGCCCGGCGAGATCGTGCTGGTGGGAGCCGCGCTGCTGGCCGCGCGGCCCGGATCGGCCGTCGACCCGGTGCTGGTCGCGACGTGCGCGGCGGCGGGGGCGATCGTGGGCGACTCGATCGGGTACTCCGTCGGACGCCGATACGGCACCCGGTTGCTCGACCGTCTCGGCCGCCGGTTCCCCAAGCACATGGGCCCGGGGCACATCCGGGTCGCGCGCCGGATCTTCGACCGGCACGGCGTCTGGGCGGTGCTGTTCGGCCGGTTCGTCGCGATCCTGCGCATCCTCGCCGGACCGCTGGCCGGGACGATGAAGATGCGCTACCCGGCGTTCCTCGCCGCGAACGCGACCGGTGCCGTGCTGTGGGCCGGTGGCACGGTCGCGGCGATCTACGCGCTCGGCATCGTGGCCGAGACCTGGCTGAAGCGCTTCTCCTGGGTCGGCCTGGTGGTCGCCGTCGTCGCCGGGCTCCTGGTGTCGCGGGCCGTGCGCAACCGGGTCGAGCGCGCCGCGGCCCAGGAGGAGTGA
- a CDS encoding ABC transporter permease, with product MLLTLFSVLVPVLPASGFATWSGLVLPTLTVAVLQIALISRLVRREMTGALSAPYLTVARSRGAGERSLVWRYAMANSAIPVLTALGTRFAAMLNGVVVVEVVFAWPGVGSLVVRALETRDYPLIQATVLVTAALAIGVQLLIDLAYPLLDPRVRLGKESA from the coding sequence ATGCTGCTCACCCTGTTCTCGGTGCTGGTCCCGGTGCTGCCCGCCTCGGGCTTCGCGACGTGGTCCGGGCTGGTGCTGCCGACGCTGACCGTCGCGGTCCTGCAGATCGCCCTGATCTCCCGGCTGGTCCGCCGCGAGATGACGGGTGCGCTGTCCGCGCCGTACCTGACCGTGGCGCGCTCCCGTGGCGCGGGCGAACGCTCGCTCGTCTGGCGCTACGCGATGGCCAACTCGGCGATCCCGGTGCTGACGGCGCTGGGGACCCGGTTCGCCGCGATGCTCAACGGCGTCGTCGTCGTCGAGGTGGTGTTCGCCTGGCCCGGCGTCGGCTCGCTCGTCGTCCGCGCCCTGGAGACCCGCGACTACCCGCTGATCCAGGCGACGGTGCTCGTCACCGCCGCGCTCGCGATCGGCGTCCAGCTGCTGATCGACCTCGCCTACCCGCTGCTCGACCCGCGGGTGCGGCTCGGGAAGGAGTCCGCATGA
- a CDS encoding ABC transporter permease subunit — translation MDALASRLAEAQMALPLLMMLLLVVALFGSSIPVITAVIAVAQWPEVFRLTRSLVLVERGKPYIDAARTLGLGRAAILVRHVVPNVVKPASLVVLLLLAQAVLLESALSYLGAGPERPFATWGRIVSDGQDYVTTSW, via the coding sequence ATGGACGCGCTGGCGTCCCGGCTCGCCGAGGCCCAGATGGCGTTGCCGCTGCTCATGATGCTGCTGCTGGTCGTCGCGTTGTTCGGGTCGTCGATCCCGGTGATCACCGCGGTGATCGCGGTGGCGCAGTGGCCCGAGGTGTTCCGGCTGACCCGGTCGCTGGTGCTCGTCGAGCGGGGGAAGCCCTACATCGACGCGGCCCGCACGCTCGGGCTCGGCCGGGCCGCGATCCTCGTCCGGCACGTGGTGCCGAACGTGGTGAAGCCGGCGTCGCTGGTCGTGCTGCTGCTGCTCGCCCAGGCGGTGCTGCTGGAGAGCGCGTTGTCCTACCTGGGCGCCGGGCCGGAGCGGCCGTTCGCGACCTGGGGCCGGATCGTCTCCGACGGCCAGGACTACGTGACGACGTCGTGGTGA